In one Fibrobacter sp. UWP2 genomic region, the following are encoded:
- a CDS encoding outer membrane beta-barrel protein, producing MNIKMKSIAAVLTMAAAVMAQEPAPAAAPAAAEPAPAATEPAPAAAPAETAAPTAEAATPAAEAAAPAEEAAVPVAVRDGAAPTPAPESAPVAAPAPTETKTTKVIYQPVYEDPNANRSEPVHVVYVTQKPGKDSVSFDELRGLVPMKLSFGIQGFIGSYIISGDYDDSYYRDEIEDYSGMAWRAGGFVVVPLNEYTVGLKIGVAYDQSIAKNSGYVCRDYSDCVNAKVRFSQSKIDIPLLFSFKGPRSSFSFDIGTELDVPIKDEFRVDLEGSGVSKLDMIDKENREMLDWNIVFGFALKANQYVGMDFRFNMGLSDMYDVSQNSNLKMFKLDDLSSASFMIGLSIYPF from the coding sequence ATGAATATCAAAATGAAATCCATTGCTGCTGTATTGACTATGGCCGCGGCTGTGATGGCGCAGGAACCGGCGCCTGCCGCCGCCCCGGCTGCCGCGGAGCCTGCTCCCGCTGCAACTGAACCGGCGCCTGCCGCCGCCCCTGCAGAAACCGCCGCCCCCACAGCAGAGGCCGCCACCCCTGCAGCAGAGGCTGCCGCCCCTGCAGAAGAAGCTGCCGTCCCGGTGGCCGTACGCGATGGCGCCGCCCCGACCCCGGCCCCAGAATCGGCTCCTGTTGCCGCTCCGGCCCCGACCGAGACTAAGACCACCAAGGTGATTTACCAGCCGGTGTACGAGGATCCGAACGCGAACCGCTCCGAGCCTGTGCATGTGGTCTATGTCACTCAAAAGCCGGGAAAGGATTCGGTGAGCTTTGACGAACTTCGCGGTCTTGTTCCCATGAAGCTTTCGTTCGGTATCCAGGGATTCATTGGTTCTTACATCATTAGTGGCGATTACGACGATTCCTACTACCGCGACGAAATCGAAGACTACTCGGGCATGGCCTGGCGCGCAGGCGGCTTTGTGGTGGTTCCGTTGAACGAATACACCGTGGGTTTGAAGATTGGCGTGGCCTACGACCAGAGCATTGCCAAGAATTCGGGTTACGTTTGCAGGGATTATTCCGATTGCGTGAATGCCAAGGTGCGCTTCTCCCAGAGCAAGATCGACATCCCGCTCCTCTTCTCGTTCAAGGGACCGCGTTCTTCGTTCTCGTTTGACATCGGTACCGAACTGGATGTTCCCATCAAGGATGAATTCCGCGTGGATCTTGAAGGCAGCGGCGTGAGCAAGCTCGACATGATTGACAAGGAAAACCGCGAGATGCTGGACTGGAACATTGTGTTTGGCTTTGCCCTGAAGGCGAACCAGTATGTTGGCATGGATTTCCGCTTCAACATGGGCCTCTCGGACATGTACGACGTGAGCCAGAACAGCAACCTCAAGATGTTCAAACTGGATGATCTCTCGTCGGCTTCCTTCATGATTGGTCTTTCTATCTACCCGTTCTAG
- a CDS encoding M17 family metallopeptidase: MKLNIVSKESGKANANTLFFVKQSVQFSAVLSENGEKQVESVLKGVGDGVFEDLEFLEIDNKPTFFVDAAKERGISGLDHLRMAAFRLANRAAQKQIPVVSLMLADAADEQFKAIAHGLHYADYKFDAYKSNKKNRFQVTFEIVAGDRAASFKQIAADVAIEQKAVTLVKNLVNTPAADLTPADFVERAKTVAKYTPGLSIKVRDIKQLEKEGFMGHVTVGKGSSRPPFMVTISFNGTGKSARTSKDHLVIVGKGLCFDTGGLCLKQAKGMGEMISDMTGAATALAAIQAIAELKLPVKVSAVLCLAENAIGNKSVLPGDIFTAKNGKTVMVDNTDAEGRLVLSDGLAEAGLIGATHIVDLATLTGAMVRALGYAVAGFFSNDDDLARAVINCGEASCEKFWSMPLEEEYADALKDKFADLKNTGSDAGAISAALFLQEFVPENTAWAHWDIAGTAFVTKKWKYTEYGATGFGAQTLIELARRMVGGLALNEGEYKTV; this comes from the coding sequence ATGAAATTGAATATAGTCTCCAAAGAATCGGGCAAGGCAAACGCCAACACCCTCTTTTTCGTAAAGCAGTCCGTGCAGTTCTCCGCCGTCCTCAGTGAAAATGGCGAAAAGCAGGTTGAATCCGTTCTCAAGGGCGTCGGCGACGGCGTGTTTGAAGACCTGGAATTCCTGGAAATCGACAACAAGCCCACCTTCTTTGTGGACGCCGCCAAGGAACGAGGCATAAGCGGCCTCGACCACCTCCGCATGGCAGCCTTCAGGCTCGCGAACCGTGCCGCCCAAAAGCAAATCCCCGTCGTGAGCCTCATGCTCGCCGACGCCGCCGACGAACAATTCAAGGCGATTGCCCATGGCCTCCACTACGCCGACTACAAGTTCGACGCGTACAAGTCAAACAAAAAGAATCGCTTCCAGGTGACGTTCGAAATCGTTGCCGGCGATCGCGCCGCCAGTTTCAAGCAAATCGCCGCCGATGTCGCCATCGAGCAAAAGGCTGTCACCCTAGTCAAGAACCTGGTGAACACGCCCGCGGCGGACCTCACCCCCGCCGACTTCGTCGAGAGGGCAAAGACCGTCGCTAAGTATACCCCCGGCCTCTCCATCAAGGTCCGCGACATCAAGCAACTTGAAAAGGAAGGCTTCATGGGCCACGTGACCGTCGGCAAGGGAAGTTCCCGCCCGCCGTTCATGGTGACAATCAGCTTCAACGGTACCGGCAAAAGTGCCCGCACCTCCAAGGACCACCTGGTGATTGTCGGCAAGGGACTCTGCTTTGATACCGGTGGTCTCTGCCTCAAGCAAGCCAAAGGCATGGGCGAAATGATCAGCGACATGACCGGCGCCGCAACCGCGCTCGCCGCCATCCAGGCCATTGCCGAGCTCAAGCTGCCCGTCAAGGTGAGCGCTGTACTCTGCCTCGCCGAGAATGCCATCGGCAACAAATCCGTGCTGCCGGGCGACATCTTTACCGCCAAGAACGGCAAGACCGTTATGGTCGACAACACCGACGCCGAAGGCCGCCTGGTGCTCAGCGACGGGCTCGCCGAAGCAGGCCTCATCGGGGCGACCCACATCGTTGACCTCGCAACCCTCACCGGAGCGATGGTTCGCGCCCTGGGTTACGCCGTCGCCGGATTCTTTAGCAACGACGACGACCTCGCCCGCGCCGTAATCAACTGCGGTGAAGCAAGCTGCGAAAAATTCTGGAGCATGCCGCTCGAAGAAGAATACGCCGACGCCCTCAAGGACAAGTTCGCCGACCTCAAGAACACTGGCAGCGACGCCGGCGCCATCAGTGCCGCCCTCTTTTTGCAGGAGTTCGTCCCCGAAAACACCGCCTGGGCGCACTGGGACATCGCGGGTACAGCGTTCGTCACCAAAAAGTGGAAGTACACTGAATACGGAGCCACCGGTTTTGGCGCACAGACGCTCATCGAGCTCGCCCGCCGCATGGTTGGCGGTCTCGCTCTAAACGAAGGCGAGTACAAGACGGTTTAA
- the guaA gene encoding glutamine-hydrolyzing GMP synthase, whose amino-acid sequence MKNVDTIAVLDFGGQYAHLIANRVRRLGVFTEIHSPAAPVSELEGVKGIIYSGGPSSVYAADAPEYNPEILNLPVPKLGICYGHQLIAQQLGGHVEPGKVKEYGIADLIVGDEKCPLLKGLPKASPMWMSHGDQVTKLPEGYKIVASTKDCEIAAVAFDSDKPERQIFGIQFHPEVTHSKFGMKLLENFVDFTGAKKTWNMKSYLPLITERIKEQVKDRKVFLLVSGGVDSTVAFVLLNRVLGPEKVLGLHVDNGMMRLGESQKIMDFLTKEGMNNLKIRDASEHFLAKLKGVTAPETKRGIIGKEFLTVKDEEMAKLNLDPNQWMMAQGTIYPDTIESGGTKNADKIKTHHNRVQEVLDLMEKGLVLEPLADLYKDEVRALGEELGIPHNLVWRHPFPGPGLGVRLLCSDGKFTDDLVKFDDVRDTSGQSLADYLKANNIAGRLLPIKSVGVQGDGRTYAQPFLITTPGLSWKDCEKFSTELANRFKAINRVIYQIGSVADEDPKLVEQYATRENFDTLRKFDNICTEFLQANDLYEKIWQMPVVLVPLRTANKPCIVMRPVNSTEAMTANFAEIDQGMLAGLWRKFEAEGAGSLWYDVTHKPPGTIEWE is encoded by the coding sequence ATGAAGAACGTTGATACAATTGCCGTTTTAGACTTTGGCGGGCAGTACGCCCACCTGATTGCTAACCGCGTGCGCCGCTTGGGCGTGTTTACCGAGATCCACTCCCCTGCCGCCCCGGTTTCTGAACTCGAAGGCGTGAAGGGCATCATCTACAGTGGCGGCCCCAGCAGCGTGTACGCGGCCGACGCACCGGAATACAATCCTGAAATTTTGAACCTCCCGGTGCCGAAACTCGGCATCTGCTACGGTCACCAGCTCATCGCCCAGCAGTTGGGCGGTCACGTGGAACCGGGCAAGGTCAAGGAATACGGCATTGCCGACCTCATCGTCGGCGACGAAAAGTGCCCGCTTTTGAAGGGACTCCCGAAGGCCAGCCCCATGTGGATGAGCCACGGCGACCAGGTCACGAAGCTCCCCGAGGGCTACAAGATTGTGGCCAGCACCAAGGACTGCGAAATCGCCGCCGTCGCTTTTGACAGCGACAAGCCCGAACGCCAGATTTTCGGCATCCAGTTCCACCCCGAAGTCACCCACAGCAAGTTCGGCATGAAGTTGCTCGAAAACTTCGTGGACTTCACGGGTGCCAAGAAGACCTGGAACATGAAGAGCTACCTGCCGCTCATCACGGAACGCATCAAGGAACAGGTCAAGGACCGCAAGGTATTCCTGCTCGTGTCCGGCGGCGTGGACTCCACCGTTGCATTCGTGCTCCTGAACCGCGTGCTCGGACCGGAAAAGGTTCTCGGCCTGCATGTGGATAACGGCATGATGCGCCTCGGCGAATCCCAGAAGATTATGGACTTCCTCACGAAGGAAGGCATGAACAACCTCAAGATCCGCGATGCAAGCGAACACTTCCTCGCAAAGCTCAAGGGCGTGACCGCGCCGGAAACCAAGCGCGGCATCATCGGTAAGGAATTCTTGACGGTGAAGGACGAGGAAATGGCGAAGCTCAACCTCGATCCGAACCAGTGGATGATGGCGCAGGGCACCATCTACCCCGACACCATCGAAAGCGGCGGCACCAAGAACGCCGACAAAATCAAGACGCACCACAACCGCGTGCAAGAAGTTTTGGATCTCATGGAAAAGGGACTCGTGCTCGAACCGCTCGCCGACCTGTACAAGGACGAAGTCCGCGCCCTCGGCGAAGAACTGGGCATTCCGCACAACCTCGTGTGGCGTCACCCGTTCCCGGGTCCGGGTCTCGGCGTTCGCCTGCTCTGCAGCGACGGCAAGTTCACCGATGACCTCGTGAAATTCGATGATGTTCGCGACACATCAGGCCAGTCCCTCGCCGACTACCTGAAGGCGAACAACATCGCTGGCCGCCTGCTCCCCATCAAGAGCGTGGGCGTGCAGGGCGACGGCCGTACCTACGCACAGCCGTTCCTCATCACCACACCGGGCCTTAGCTGGAAGGATTGCGAAAAGTTCTCTACCGAACTTGCCAACCGCTTCAAGGCCATCAACCGCGTGATTTACCAGATTGGTTCTGTTGCAGATGAAGACCCGAAGCTTGTGGAACAGTACGCCACTCGCGAAAACTTCGATACGCTCCGCAAGTTCGACAACATCTGCACCGAATTCCTGCAGGCAAACGATTTGTACGAAAAGATTTGGCAGATGCCGGTCGTACTCGTCCCGCTCCGTACGGCAAACAAGCCCTGCATCGTGATGCGCCCGGTGAACTCCACCGAAGCCATGACCGCCAACTTCGCCGAAATCGACCAGGGAATGCTCGCAGGACTCTGGCGCAAGTTCGAAGCCGAAGGCGCCGGCAGCCTGTGGTACGACGTGACGCACAAGCCTCCTGGAACCATCGAATGGGAGTAA
- a CDS encoding cation diffusion facilitator family transporter yields the protein MESRDKTIIRTSVVGILANAFLSGFKAVIGLMTNSIAIVLDAVNNLSDAAASLITIIGTKLAGREPDKKHPFGYGRIEYLSALVISLLVLYAGITSLTESIKKIITPETPDYNVPALVIVGVAVLVKIGLGIYVKRVGVKVHSDSLVNSGEDARLDAVISTSTLVAAIVFMVFGVSLEAYLGAVISLVIIKSGFEMIRDTVSRLLGEHVDAELARDIKATVRSFDGVKGVYDLVLNNYGPDTYNGSVHIEVQDTCTAAEIDELIRGITEKVYAEHQVILSGISVYSQNTKDAAISAMQKQIYQAVLAHQYVRGVHGFYMNEAKKKIRFDVVVSFDAGNRREVYEAIRQEIEGLYPDYSLEMTLDIDFSEI from the coding sequence ATGGAATCTCGCGATAAGACCATCATCCGCACGAGCGTCGTGGGGATTTTGGCAAACGCGTTCCTTTCGGGGTTCAAGGCCGTCATTGGCCTCATGACCAATTCCATTGCCATCGTACTTGATGCGGTGAACAACCTCTCCGACGCGGCGGCATCGCTCATTACCATCATCGGCACCAAGCTCGCTGGGCGTGAACCCGATAAAAAGCACCCGTTCGGCTACGGCCGCATCGAATACCTGAGCGCCCTCGTGATTTCGCTGCTGGTGCTATATGCGGGCATCACGTCGCTTACGGAATCCATCAAAAAAATCATCACGCCCGAAACACCCGATTACAACGTCCCGGCGCTTGTCATTGTGGGAGTCGCGGTGCTCGTAAAAATCGGGCTCGGCATTTATGTGAAGCGCGTGGGCGTCAAGGTCCATTCCGACTCGCTTGTGAATTCTGGCGAGGACGCCCGCCTCGACGCTGTCATCTCGACATCAACACTGGTGGCTGCCATCGTGTTCATGGTGTTCGGCGTCTCGCTCGAAGCGTACCTCGGCGCCGTCATATCTCTCGTCATCATCAAGTCGGGTTTCGAAATGATCCGCGACACCGTCTCGCGCCTTTTGGGCGAACACGTCGATGCGGAACTCGCCCGCGATATCAAGGCTACTGTCCGTAGTTTTGACGGCGTGAAAGGCGTGTACGACCTGGTGCTCAACAACTATGGCCCAGACACCTACAACGGCTCGGTACACATCGAGGTGCAAGACACCTGCACCGCCGCCGAAATCGACGAACTCATCCGCGGCATTACCGAAAAGGTCTACGCAGAACACCAGGTGATACTCTCCGGCATCAGCGTCTACTCGCAAAACACGAAGGACGCAGCAATTAGCGCCATGCAAAAACAAATTTACCAAGCCGTCCTCGCCCACCAGTATGTGCGCGGCGTCCACGGATTCTACATGAACGAGGCGAAAAAGAAAATCCGCTTTGACGTAGTGGTGAGCTTTGACGCAGGCAACCGTCGCGAAGTCTACGAGGCCATTCGCCAGGAAATCGAGGGCCTCTACCCCGATTATTCGCTCGAGATGACCCTCGACATCGACTTCAGCGAAATCTAA
- a CDS encoding SO_0444 family Cu/Zn efflux transporter, whose translation MEILMSFLHSFVMLLAEMAPFLLLGFLLAGILHVWIPQKLYVPKISKPTFKSVLWATIFGIPLPICSCGVIPTAIALHREGASKGASVSFLISTPATGVDSILATYSLLGLPFAILRPIAAFATALFGGVLTNFASRNETVEEHEHEHEHCECHDHGHEHEHCECHDHDDDDHDHFECQGGCDGHCCEEREIPTTFAGKLAETIRYGLVDMVANVSKWLLIGLALGALISAFVPSDFFMALRQYPILCMLAVLILAMPMYTCATGSIPLALALVAKGLTPGAALVLLMAGPATSIASMLVVGKAFGKRTLVAYLLSIAGGALLFGWIVDSFMMDTFLTYMLPDASVVATGHHALGVFDYVMAGLLVAFIIYSKFPKKSKIQMEASMSKTFVVKGMSCNHCKMSVEKAASKLAGVTAAEANVSKNTLTIEGEVDEAALRDAVEDAGFEFGGLA comes from the coding sequence ATGGAAATCCTCATGTCTTTTTTGCATTCTTTTGTCATGCTCTTGGCGGAGATGGCTCCATTCTTGCTGCTCGGTTTTTTGCTGGCGGGAATTTTGCACGTGTGGATTCCGCAAAAGCTCTACGTTCCCAAGATTTCCAAACCGACATTCAAGTCGGTCCTTTGGGCTACCATTTTTGGAATCCCGCTCCCAATATGTTCGTGCGGCGTGATCCCCACGGCCATCGCGCTCCACCGCGAGGGGGCTAGCAAGGGGGCGAGCGTTTCGTTCTTGATTTCGACGCCCGCGACCGGTGTGGATTCCATTTTGGCGACATATTCGCTGCTCGGGTTGCCTTTTGCGATTCTGCGCCCGATTGCCGCCTTTGCGACGGCTTTGTTTGGGGGCGTGTTGACGAATTTCGCCTCGCGGAACGAAACCGTAGAGGAGCATGAGCATGAACACGAGCATTGCGAATGCCACGATCATGGGCATGAACACGAGCATTGCGAATGCCACGATCATGACGATGATGACCACGACCATTTTGAATGCCAAGGCGGTTGCGACGGCCACTGCTGCGAAGAACGCGAAATTCCGACGACCTTTGCCGGCAAACTCGCGGAGACCATCCGCTACGGCCTTGTGGACATGGTGGCGAACGTGAGCAAGTGGCTGTTGATCGGCCTTGCGCTTGGTGCCTTGATTTCGGCTTTTGTCCCCAGCGATTTCTTTATGGCGCTCCGCCAGTATCCTATCCTCTGCATGCTGGCGGTACTCATCTTGGCGATGCCCATGTACACCTGCGCTACGGGCTCGATCCCTCTTGCGCTGGCGCTTGTGGCGAAGGGGCTCACTCCGGGGGCCGCCCTCGTTCTCTTGATGGCGGGTCCTGCGACGAGCATCGCTTCGATGCTTGTGGTGGGGAAGGCTTTTGGCAAGCGGACCCTGGTAGCCTACTTGCTGAGCATTGCCGGCGGTGCACTTTTGTTTGGCTGGATCGTCGATTCGTTCATGATGGATACCTTCCTTACCTACATGCTTCCCGACGCAAGCGTCGTCGCTACAGGCCACCATGCCCTGGGCGTATTCGACTACGTGATGGCGGGGCTCTTGGTGGCGTTCATTATTTATTCTAAGTTCCCCAAAAAGAGCAAAATCCAAATGGAGGCTTCTATGTCCAAGACTTTCGTTGTCAAGGGAATGTCTTGCAACCACTGCAAAATGAGCGTAGAAAAGGCCGCTTCCAAGCTGGCCGGCGTCACGGCCGCCGAGGCGAACGTCTCCAAGAACACTCTCACCATCGAGGGCGAGGTCGACGAGGCTGCGCTCAGGGATGCTGTGGAAGACGCCGGTTTTGAGTTCGGTGGATTGGCTTAG
- a CDS encoding helix-turn-helix transcriptional regulator has protein sequence MTKKTESLSMDTLFELAEFFKFFGDTTRIRIIQILLDGEISVNEIAEKLQLEQSVVSHQLRILRTANLVKPRRVGRQIFYSQDDEHIGLIFRTGLSHILHKKEGV, from the coding sequence ATGACAAAAAAGACCGAATCCCTCTCTATGGATACGCTTTTTGAACTGGCTGAATTCTTCAAGTTCTTTGGCGATACGACCCGCATCCGCATCATCCAGATTCTTTTGGACGGCGAGATTTCGGTCAACGAAATTGCCGAGAAACTGCAACTTGAACAGTCGGTGGTCAGCCACCAGCTGCGCATTTTGCGCACGGCGAACCTCGTGAAGCCGCGCCGTGTGGGCCGTCAGATTTTCTATTCGCAGGACGACGAGCACATCGGCCTCATTTTCCGCACGGGTCTCTCTCACATTCTGCATAAGAAAGAAGGCGTATAG
- a CDS encoding glutamate-5-semialdehyde dehydrogenase codes for MSINYSNLEQYADELANLAKKAGRNLRTVSAEKKAQVLRLVAERIRAQKSEILAENAKDCEAFKDKLSEAMLDRLTLNDARIEAMAKGAEEIAEFTDPLGRVLESRELPNGIQISRVSVPMGAIFFIYESRPNVTIDGACLCFKSGNAVVLRGGKESLNSSKFLAGIFRKALADCGLDQDAVQLVENPDHALVTLLLQKNEALDLVIPRGGERLIRAVVEQSKIPVIKHFNGICHVYVDKSADIEMAREILINAKTQRTGVCNAMECVLFDRALNKASVLSLVKTLQDKGVEFFGDAEAQKEITNVQDIGDDANYHHEYLALKASVKFVDGVKGACDHIEKYSSRHTEAIVAKDTAALDYFAANVDSSSVMLNASTRFADGGQYGLGAEVGISTDKIHARGPMGVESLCTYKWILRGTGQIRQ; via the coding sequence ATGAGCATAAATTATTCCAACTTAGAACAATACGCCGACGAATTGGCGAATTTGGCGAAAAAAGCGGGTCGCAATCTGCGCACCGTGAGTGCCGAAAAAAAAGCCCAAGTTCTCCGCCTGGTGGCGGAACGGATCCGTGCACAAAAATCAGAAATCCTCGCCGAAAACGCGAAGGACTGCGAAGCTTTCAAGGACAAACTCTCGGAAGCCATGCTGGACCGCCTGACATTGAATGACGCCCGCATCGAGGCCATGGCCAAAGGCGCCGAAGAAATTGCAGAATTTACCGACCCGCTGGGCCGCGTGCTCGAAAGCCGCGAACTCCCCAACGGGATCCAGATCAGCCGCGTGTCCGTGCCCATGGGCGCCATCTTCTTCATTTACGAAAGCCGTCCGAACGTAACGATTGACGGCGCATGCCTCTGTTTTAAATCGGGCAACGCCGTGGTGCTCCGCGGCGGCAAGGAATCGCTCAACTCCTCCAAGTTCCTCGCAGGAATCTTCCGCAAGGCGCTTGCCGACTGCGGACTCGACCAGGATGCCGTGCAGCTGGTGGAGAACCCCGACCACGCCCTCGTAACGCTTCTGCTGCAAAAGAACGAGGCCCTGGACCTCGTGATTCCCCGCGGTGGCGAACGCCTGATCCGCGCCGTGGTGGAACAGAGCAAGATCCCCGTCATCAAGCACTTCAACGGCATCTGCCATGTGTACGTGGACAAGTCCGCCGACATTGAGATGGCTCGCGAAATCCTCATTAACGCAAAAACGCAGCGCACCGGCGTGTGCAACGCCATGGAATGCGTGCTGTTCGACCGCGCCCTCAACAAGGCGAGCGTACTCTCACTCGTGAAAACCCTACAAGACAAGGGAGTGGAATTCTTTGGCGATGCCGAAGCACAAAAGGAAATCACAAACGTGCAAGACATTGGCGACGACGCCAACTACCACCACGAATACCTCGCCCTCAAGGCGAGCGTCAAGTTCGTGGACGGCGTGAAGGGCGCCTGCGACCATATCGAGAAATACAGTAGCCGCCACACCGAGGCAATTGTTGCAAAGGACACTGCAGCACTCGACTACTTTGCCGCAAACGTTGATAGCAGCAGCGTGATGCTAAACGCGAGCACCCGTTTTGCCGACGGCGGGCAGTACGGCCTGGGCGCCGAGGTGGGCATCAGCACCGACAAGATCCACGCACGCGGGCCCATGGGCGTCGAGAGCCTGTGCACCTACAAGTGGATTTTGCGTGGAACAGGACAAATAAGACAGTAG
- a CDS encoding family 43 glycosylhydrolase, whose product MNIRFGALLLTTVLTNAIAADWFAKESRWAGHDPDIIRYEDGYALATTDNHMLMQFSEDAYNWKNGEPAMPEFSQWLYDYAPNMIDIWAPDIHYVGEEYRMYYCGSEMGIRSSGMGFMSSKEIDPTKPGYGWTDQGEVIHTVKTDAYNAIDAAVLKDLDGKVWMAFGSWGTGIHILELDETTGKVKNGAKMQNIANRGGSGVEGASLIEHNGKYFLFTAWDNCCKKGADLENNSYKTTVGRSNRIDGGYVDRSGKALLNGGGTILLSRYGRYYGPAGGEAFEGVNRLRFVNHYYDKNDGGNSYIQVRDLVFTEDNWPEMGQPFLGRYLSAEAEHGALTHVEISSSSKASNGEFVAYINYDDSKIRLPMIIPQAGDYLIRYRYDNNWTEDGANGSSHFVDINGKTQEVALPLTGAWSEFPEKSVVYIPTKLKRGSNFIEITKGKHYAELDRLDFLRIIRDSIPGNGFDNGIRVSLDADDQLNIKDGGYALFENVITDSIVGAGVKVELKECSGGTLSLRTESKKGEVISKCEVPSTCESSKWIEVQCTNLPELAGVQDFFLTADGLGGALKVGNIRFGEAIDSSKTVVKPVAGEAAFRLTVRDRKVYLSSVTDWALLDLNGVVLRRGRGNEISLGSIATGSYLVRTKYKTSRITIR is encoded by the coding sequence ATGAATATTCGTTTTGGCGCCTTGCTGCTTACCACAGTTCTGACCAACGCCATTGCCGCCGATTGGTTCGCTAAGGAATCTCGTTGGGCGGGGCACGATCCCGACATCATCCGCTACGAGGATGGCTACGCGCTCGCCACGACGGACAACCACATGCTCATGCAGTTCTCCGAGGATGCCTACAACTGGAAGAACGGCGAGCCCGCCATGCCGGAATTTTCGCAGTGGCTTTACGACTACGCCCCGAACATGATCGACATCTGGGCGCCGGATATTCATTACGTTGGCGAGGAATACCGCATGTACTATTGCGGCTCCGAGATGGGCATCCGCTCTTCGGGCATGGGCTTCATGAGCAGCAAGGAAATCGACCCGACCAAGCCCGGCTACGGCTGGACGGACCAGGGCGAGGTCATCCATACGGTCAAGACCGACGCCTACAACGCCATTGACGCTGCGGTGCTCAAGGACTTGGACGGCAAGGTTTGGATGGCTTTCGGTTCGTGGGGCACGGGCATCCACATCCTGGAACTCGACGAAACAACAGGCAAGGTCAAGAACGGCGCCAAAATGCAAAACATCGCGAACCGCGGAGGTTCGGGCGTCGAGGGGGCAAGCCTCATCGAGCACAACGGCAAGTACTTCCTCTTTACCGCCTGGGACAACTGCTGCAAGAAGGGAGCCGACCTCGAGAACAATTCTTACAAGACGACGGTCGGCCGCTCGAACCGCATTGACGGCGGCTACGTGGACCGCAGCGGCAAGGCGCTCTTGAATGGCGGTGGCACGATTCTCCTTAGCCGCTACGGCCGCTACTACGGTCCTGCGGGTGGCGAGGCGTTCGAGGGCGTGAACCGCTTGCGCTTTGTGAACCACTATTACGACAAGAACGACGGCGGCAATTCGTACATCCAGGTGCGCGACCTGGTTTTCACCGAAGACAACTGGCCCGAGATGGGTCAGCCCTTTTTGGGCCGCTACCTGAGCGCTGAAGCCGAACACGGGGCCCTTACGCACGTGGAAATTTCCAGCAGTTCCAAGGCTTCGAACGGCGAGTTTGTCGCCTACATCAACTACGACGACAGCAAGATTCGCCTGCCCATGATCATCCCGCAGGCGGGCGACTACCTGATCCGCTACCGCTACGACAACAACTGGACCGAGGATGGTGCCAACGGGAGTTCCCACTTTGTGGACATCAACGGCAAAACACAGGAGGTGGCGTTGCCGCTTACGGGCGCCTGGAGCGAGTTCCCCGAGAAGTCCGTCGTGTACATCCCGACGAAGCTCAAACGTGGGTCAAACTTTATCGAGATTACAAAGGGCAAGCACTATGCGGAACTTGACCGTCTGGACTTTTTGCGCATCATCCGAGACTCCATCCCCGGCAACGGCTTTGACAACGGTATCCGCGTGAGTCTCGATGCCGACGACCAGCTGAACATCAAGGACGGCGGGTATGCGCTGTTCGAGAATGTGATTACCGACTCCATCGTGGGGGCGGGCGTGAAGGTCGAACTCAAGGAGTGCTCCGGTGGAACGCTCAGCCTGCGTACCGAAAGCAAAAAGGGGGAGGTCATCTCCAAGTGCGAGGTCCCCTCCACGTGCGAATCCTCCAAGTGGATCGAGGTGCAGTGCACCAACCTTCCCGAGCTCGCGGGCGTGCAGGATTTCTTCCTCACGGCCGATGGTCTTGGCGGAGCCCTCAAGGTGGGGAACATCCGTTTTGGGGAGGCGATAGACTCTTCGAAGACCGTGGTGAAGCCTGTGGCGGGGGAGGCGGCGTTCCGTCTGACTGTCCGCGACCGCAAGGTTTACCTGTCTAGTGTCACCGACTGGGCTTTGCTCGACTTGAACGGCGTCGTGCTTCGCAGAGGTCGCGGTAACGAAATCTCCCTCGGTTCAATAGCCACGGGTTCGTACCTAGTACGTACCAAGTACAAGACGTCTAGAATTACAATCCGCTAG
- the hisI gene encoding phosphoribosyl-AMP cyclohydrolase gives MKFEEILKEIKFEVEFGGVKLAPAIVQDADKGDVLMMAWMDEEALRRTHECGEMVFWSRSRKEYWHKGDTSGNVMTVVEWAADCDSDALLFKVRMQGPQVACHTGARSCFFKKCDK, from the coding sequence GTGAAATTTGAAGAAATTCTCAAGGAAATCAAGTTCGAAGTGGAATTTGGCGGCGTGAAGCTCGCGCCGGCCATTGTGCAAGACGCCGACAAGGGCGACGTGCTGATGATGGCCTGGATGGACGAGGAGGCGCTCCGCCGGACGCACGAATGCGGCGAGATGGTATTCTGGAGCCGCAGCCGCAAGGAATACTGGCACAAGGGCGACACCAGCGGCAACGTAATGACCGTGGTGGAATGGGCCGCCGACTGCGACAGTGACGCGCTTTTGTTCAAAGTGCGCATGCAGGGGCCGCAGGTGGCCTGCCACACGGGCGCCCGCAGCTGCTTTTTCAAGAAGTGCGACAAGTAG